Proteins from a single region of Pungitius pungitius chromosome 4, fPunPun2.1, whole genome shotgun sequence:
- the myo1ea gene encoding unconventional myosin-Ie isoform X1, translated as MGSRGHHRYHWQSHNVKLSGVDDMVLLSKITEDAIVDNLKKRYMDDYIFTYIGPVLISINPFKQMPYFGEKEVEMYQGAAQYENPPHIYALADNMYRNMMIDRENQCVIISGESGAGKTVAAKYIMGYISKVSGGGPKVQHVKDIILQSNPLLEAFGNAKTLRNNNSSRFGKYFEIQFSSGGEPDGGKISNFLLEKSRVVMRNPGERSFHIFYQLIEGASGEQKSSLGITSLDYYTYLNQSGSYKVDDINDKSDFQETTHAMDVIGISAEDRSMVLQIVAGVLHLGNITFKEAGNYAAVESEEFLAFPAFLLGIDQNRLKEKLTSRKMDSKWGSTIESIDVTLNVEQACYTRDALSKALHSRVFDFLVESINKAMVKDHQEFNIGVLDIYGFEIFQKNGFEQFCINFVNEKLQQIFIELTLKAEQEEYVQEGIKWTQIDYFNNKIVCDLIESKSPPGIMCILDDVCATMHAVGEGADQTMLQKLRVQINTHEHFNSWNQGFIIHHYAGKVSYDAEGFCERNRDVLFTDLIELMQSSEIGFIRGRFPENLNAEKKGRPTTAGSKIKIQANDLVGKLMKCTPHYIRCIKPNETKKPRDWEESRVKHQVEYLGLKENIRVRRAGYAYRRVFRKFLNRYAILTKESWPTWQGDEKKGVIHLLRSVNMDQDQFQLGRTKIFVKAPESLFLLEETRERKFDSYARTIQRAWRKYLARKKYVQMREEASDLLLNRKERRRHSINRNFVGDYLGMDDRPELRQYLAKREKIDFADKVTKYDRRFKGIKRDLILTPKSVYLIGREKVKQGPEKGQVTEVLKRRIDVEKILAVSLSTMQDDFLIMHEQEYDSLLDCVFKTEFISLLARRFEEKTQRKLPLKFSNTLEMKLKKENWGFLSGGGSRQVLFVGGQGDLPVLKPSSKSLQISVGPGLPKNTRPTRKNFSQVRSSATRTPQNTPSRAAPGPPVAHQNGGHKTANHVANQRNSQHHNQRNAPTANATRPFLPSNANQLKERGGSRPQPNLDCLRVPDQGAAGNGDRRPTSNGGIAHRPSASRPAPGGGRPKPAPKPKPHVPQCKALYAYDAQDTDELSFNADELIDIIKEDASGWWTGRLRGKQGLFPNNYVTKI; from the exons gGGAGCCGGGGGCACCACCGGTACCACTGGCAGAGCCACAATGTCAAGCTCAGCGGGGTGGACGACATGGTGCTGCTCAGCAAGATCACGGAGGACGCCATCGTGGACAACCTCAAGAAGAGATACATGGATGACTACATCTTT ACATATATTGGTCCTGTGCTCATCTCCATCAACCCCTTCAAGCAGATGCCCTACTTTGGTGAAAAAGAAGTTGAGATGTACCAAGGCGCA GCTCAGTATGAGAACCCTCCTCACATCTACGCTCTGGCAGATAACATGTACAGGAACATGATGATCGACAGGGAGAACCAATGTGTCATCATCAG TGGAGAGAGCGGAGCAGGGAAGACTGTGGCAGCCAAATATATCATGGGCTACATCTCCAAGGTCTCAGGGGGCGGGCCCAAAGTACAG CATGTCAAAGACATCATCCTTCAATCCAACCCGCTGCTAGAGGCTTTCGGCAATGCCAAGACTTTGAGAAACAACAACTCCAGCAGATTT GGGAAATACTTTGAGATCCAGTTCAGCTCCGGTGGTGAACCAGATGGAGGGAAAATCTCCAACTTCCTTCTGGAGAAGTCACGTGTTGTTATGAGGAATCCTGGAGAGAGGAGTTTCCACATCTTCTACCAG TTGATCGAAGGAGCCAGTGGAGAGCAGAAGAGCAGCCTGGGAATCACGAGCCTTGATTACTACACTTACCTCAATCAGTCTGGTTCCTACAAAGTGGACGACATAAACGACAAGAGCGACTTCCAGGAGACGACG CACGCCATGGATGTGATCGGCATCTCTGCAGAGGACCGCTCCATGGTGCTTCAGATTGTGGCCGGAGTCCTGCACCTGGGAAATATCACCTTCAAGGAAGCAGGCAACTACGCTGCGGTGGAGAGTGAAGAGT TTTTAGCCTTTCCTGCGTTTCTGCTTGGCATTGACCAGAATCGTCTGAAGGAGAAGCTGACGAGCCGGAAGATGGACAGCAAGTGGGGAAGCACAATTGAGTCCATCGACGTGACGCTGAATGTGGAGCAGGCGTGTTACACACGTGACGCCCTCTCCAAGGCACTGCACTCACGAGTGTTTGACTTCCTGGTCGAG TCCATCAACAAAGCCATGGTGAAAGATCATCAGGAGTTTAATATCGGAGTGTTGGACATTTACGGATTTGAAATTTTCCAA AAAAATGGATTTGAACAGTTCTGCATCAACTTCGTGaatgagaagctgcagcagataTTCATAGAGCTGACTCTGAAGGCGGAGCAG GAGGAGTATGTGCAAGAGGGCATCAAGTGGACTCAGATTGATTACTTCAACAACAAGATCGTCTGTGACCTCATCGAGAGCAAA AGTCCTCCTGGCATCATGTGCATCCTGGATGACGTGTGCGCCACCATGCATGCAGTGGGCGAGGGAGCAGACCAGACTATGCTGCAGAAGCTCCGAGTCCAGATCAACACACACGAACACTTCAACAGCTGGAACCAGGGCTTCATCATCCACCACTACGCCGGCAAG gtgtCCTACGACGCAGAGGGTTTCTGCGAGAGGAATCGAGACGTCCTTTTTACTGACCTCATTGAGCTGATGCAGAGCAGTGAAAT CGGCTTCATCAGAGGGCGGTTTCCAGAAAACCTCAACGCTGAAAAGAAGGGTCGACCCACAACTGCAGGCAGTAAAATAAAG ATACAAGCCAACGATTTGGTGGGCAAGCTGATGAAATGTACTCCGCACTACATCCGCTGCATCAAACCCAACGAGACCAAGAAGCCCAGAGACTGGGAGGAGAGCCG CGTAAAGCACCAAGTGGAGTACCTGGGTCTGAAGGAAAACATCAGGGTGAGGCGTGCTGGCTACGCCTACCGCAGGGTCTTCAGGAAGTTCCTCAACAG GTACGCCATCCTGACCAAAGAGTCCTGGCCGACGTGGCAAGGAGACGAGAAAAAAGGCGTCATTCACCTCTTGCGGTCCGTCAACATGGACCAGGATCAGTTCCAGCTCGGACGTACCAAGATCTTCGTCAAAGCCCCCGAGTCG CTCTTTCTGCTGGAAGAGACGAGGGAGCGCAAGTTCGACAGCTACGCCAGGACCATCCAAAGAGCCTGGAGGAAGTACCTGGCCCGCAAGAAGTATGTCCAGATGAGGGAAGAAG CCTCTGACCTGCTGTTGAACCGGAAGGAGAGGCGGCGGCACAGCATCAACAGGAACTTCGTAGGTGACTACCTGGGCATGGATGACAGGCCGGAGCTTCGGCAGTACCTGGCCAAGAGAGAAAAGATCGattttgccgacaaagtcacaAAATATGACCGCCGCTTTAAG GGAATCAAGAGGGACTTGATCCTGACCCCAAAGTCTGTGTACCTGATCGGAAGAGAAAAGGTGAAACAGGGACCAGAGAAAGGGCAGGTGACCGAGGTGCTGAAGAGGCGGATTGACGTGGAGAAGATCTTGGCAGTATCTCTCAG TACGATGCAGGACGATTTCTTGATCATGCACGAGCAGGAGTACGACAGCCTGCTGGACTGTGTCTTTAAGACCGAGTTCATCAGCTTACTGGCCCGCAGGTTTGAGGAAAAGACCCAGAGGAAGCTACCTCTCAAGTTTAGTAACAC ACTGGAGATGAAGTTGAAGAAGGAGAACTGGGGCTTCTTGAGTGGGGGGGGCTCTCGGCAGGTCCTGTTTGTCGGGGGTCAGGGGGACCTGCCAGTACTGAAGCCTTCGAGCAAATCTCTGCAGATCAGCGTGGGCCCTGGGCTTCCAAAGAACACAC GCCCCACAAGGAAGAACTTCTCTCAGGTTCGCTCCAGCGCGACCAGAACTCCCCAGAACACCCCCTCCAGGGCGGCGCCGGGACCTCCAG TTGCTCACCAGAACGGTGGGCACAAAACCGCCAACCACGTCGCCAACCAGAGGAACTCGCAGCATCACAACCAGAGGAACGCCCCGACCGCCAACGCCACACGCCCCTTCCTGCCCAGCAACGCCAACCAGCTGAAGGAGCGGGGCGGCAGCCGGCCGCAGCCCAACCTGGACTGTCTGAGGGTGCCCGATCAAGGAGCTGCAGG CAATGGAGACAGACGGCCAACTTCAAATGGAGGAAT AGCCCACAGACCATCAGCCAGCAGGCCTGCACCGGGAGGAGGGCGACCCAAACCTGCACCCAAACCCAAACCCCATGTGCCCCAGTGCAAAGCTTTATACGCCTACGACGCTCAGGACACAGACGAGCTCAGCTTCAACGCTGACGAACTCATCGACATCATCAAAGAGG ATGCATCCGGGTGGTGGACAGGACGACTTCGTGGAAAGCAGGGACTTTTCCCCAACAACTACGTCACCAAAATCTAG
- the myo1ea gene encoding unconventional myosin-Ie isoform X2: protein MGSRGHHRYHWQSHNVKLSGVDDMVLLSKITEDAIVDNLKKRYMDDYIFTYIGPVLISINPFKQMPYFGEKEVEMYQGAAQYENPPHIYALADNMYRNMMIDRENQCVIISGESGAGKTVAAKYIMGYISKVSGGGPKVQHVKDIILQSNPLLEAFGNAKTLRNNNSSRFGKYFEIQFSSGGEPDGGKISNFLLEKSRVVMRNPGERSFHIFYQLIEGASGEQKSSLGITSLDYYTYLNQSGSYKVDDINDKSDFQETTHAMDVIGISAEDRSMVLQIVAGVLHLGNITFKEAGNYAAVESEEFLAFPAFLLGIDQNRLKEKLTSRKMDSKWGSTIESIDVTLNVEQACYTRDALSKALHSRVFDFLVESINKAMVKDHQEFNIGVLDIYGFEIFQKNGFEQFCINFVNEKLQQIFIELTLKAEQEEYVQEGIKWTQIDYFNNKIVCDLIESKSPPGIMCILDDVCATMHAVGEGADQTMLQKLRVQINTHEHFNSWNQGFIIHHYAGKVSYDAEGFCERNRDVLFTDLIELMQSSEIGFIRGRFPENLNAEKKGRPTTAGSKIKIQANDLVGKLMKCTPHYIRCIKPNETKKPRDWEESRVKHQVEYLGLKENIRVRRAGYAYRRVFRKFLNRYAILTKESWPTWQGDEKKGVIHLLRSVNMDQDQFQLGRTKIFVKAPESLFLLEETRERKFDSYARTIQRAWRKYLARKKYVQMREEASDLLLNRKERRRHSINRNFVGDYLGMDDRPELRQYLAKREKIDFADKVTKYDRRFKGIKRDLILTPKSVYLIGREKVKQGPEKGQVTEVLKRRIDVEKILAVSLSTMQDDFLIMHEQEYDSLLDCVFKTEFISLLARRFEEKTQRKLPLKFSNTLEMKLKKENWGFLSGGGSRQVLFVGGQGDLPVLKPSSKSLQISVGPGLPKNTRPTRKNFSQVRSSATRTPQNTPSRAAPGPPVAHQNGGHKTANHVANQRNSQHHNQRNAPTANATRPFLPSNANQLKERGGSRPQPNLDCLRVPDQGAAGAHRPSASRPAPGGGRPKPAPKPKPHVPQCKALYAYDAQDTDELSFNADELIDIIKEDASGWWTGRLRGKQGLFPNNYVTKI, encoded by the exons gGGAGCCGGGGGCACCACCGGTACCACTGGCAGAGCCACAATGTCAAGCTCAGCGGGGTGGACGACATGGTGCTGCTCAGCAAGATCACGGAGGACGCCATCGTGGACAACCTCAAGAAGAGATACATGGATGACTACATCTTT ACATATATTGGTCCTGTGCTCATCTCCATCAACCCCTTCAAGCAGATGCCCTACTTTGGTGAAAAAGAAGTTGAGATGTACCAAGGCGCA GCTCAGTATGAGAACCCTCCTCACATCTACGCTCTGGCAGATAACATGTACAGGAACATGATGATCGACAGGGAGAACCAATGTGTCATCATCAG TGGAGAGAGCGGAGCAGGGAAGACTGTGGCAGCCAAATATATCATGGGCTACATCTCCAAGGTCTCAGGGGGCGGGCCCAAAGTACAG CATGTCAAAGACATCATCCTTCAATCCAACCCGCTGCTAGAGGCTTTCGGCAATGCCAAGACTTTGAGAAACAACAACTCCAGCAGATTT GGGAAATACTTTGAGATCCAGTTCAGCTCCGGTGGTGAACCAGATGGAGGGAAAATCTCCAACTTCCTTCTGGAGAAGTCACGTGTTGTTATGAGGAATCCTGGAGAGAGGAGTTTCCACATCTTCTACCAG TTGATCGAAGGAGCCAGTGGAGAGCAGAAGAGCAGCCTGGGAATCACGAGCCTTGATTACTACACTTACCTCAATCAGTCTGGTTCCTACAAAGTGGACGACATAAACGACAAGAGCGACTTCCAGGAGACGACG CACGCCATGGATGTGATCGGCATCTCTGCAGAGGACCGCTCCATGGTGCTTCAGATTGTGGCCGGAGTCCTGCACCTGGGAAATATCACCTTCAAGGAAGCAGGCAACTACGCTGCGGTGGAGAGTGAAGAGT TTTTAGCCTTTCCTGCGTTTCTGCTTGGCATTGACCAGAATCGTCTGAAGGAGAAGCTGACGAGCCGGAAGATGGACAGCAAGTGGGGAAGCACAATTGAGTCCATCGACGTGACGCTGAATGTGGAGCAGGCGTGTTACACACGTGACGCCCTCTCCAAGGCACTGCACTCACGAGTGTTTGACTTCCTGGTCGAG TCCATCAACAAAGCCATGGTGAAAGATCATCAGGAGTTTAATATCGGAGTGTTGGACATTTACGGATTTGAAATTTTCCAA AAAAATGGATTTGAACAGTTCTGCATCAACTTCGTGaatgagaagctgcagcagataTTCATAGAGCTGACTCTGAAGGCGGAGCAG GAGGAGTATGTGCAAGAGGGCATCAAGTGGACTCAGATTGATTACTTCAACAACAAGATCGTCTGTGACCTCATCGAGAGCAAA AGTCCTCCTGGCATCATGTGCATCCTGGATGACGTGTGCGCCACCATGCATGCAGTGGGCGAGGGAGCAGACCAGACTATGCTGCAGAAGCTCCGAGTCCAGATCAACACACACGAACACTTCAACAGCTGGAACCAGGGCTTCATCATCCACCACTACGCCGGCAAG gtgtCCTACGACGCAGAGGGTTTCTGCGAGAGGAATCGAGACGTCCTTTTTACTGACCTCATTGAGCTGATGCAGAGCAGTGAAAT CGGCTTCATCAGAGGGCGGTTTCCAGAAAACCTCAACGCTGAAAAGAAGGGTCGACCCACAACTGCAGGCAGTAAAATAAAG ATACAAGCCAACGATTTGGTGGGCAAGCTGATGAAATGTACTCCGCACTACATCCGCTGCATCAAACCCAACGAGACCAAGAAGCCCAGAGACTGGGAGGAGAGCCG CGTAAAGCACCAAGTGGAGTACCTGGGTCTGAAGGAAAACATCAGGGTGAGGCGTGCTGGCTACGCCTACCGCAGGGTCTTCAGGAAGTTCCTCAACAG GTACGCCATCCTGACCAAAGAGTCCTGGCCGACGTGGCAAGGAGACGAGAAAAAAGGCGTCATTCACCTCTTGCGGTCCGTCAACATGGACCAGGATCAGTTCCAGCTCGGACGTACCAAGATCTTCGTCAAAGCCCCCGAGTCG CTCTTTCTGCTGGAAGAGACGAGGGAGCGCAAGTTCGACAGCTACGCCAGGACCATCCAAAGAGCCTGGAGGAAGTACCTGGCCCGCAAGAAGTATGTCCAGATGAGGGAAGAAG CCTCTGACCTGCTGTTGAACCGGAAGGAGAGGCGGCGGCACAGCATCAACAGGAACTTCGTAGGTGACTACCTGGGCATGGATGACAGGCCGGAGCTTCGGCAGTACCTGGCCAAGAGAGAAAAGATCGattttgccgacaaagtcacaAAATATGACCGCCGCTTTAAG GGAATCAAGAGGGACTTGATCCTGACCCCAAAGTCTGTGTACCTGATCGGAAGAGAAAAGGTGAAACAGGGACCAGAGAAAGGGCAGGTGACCGAGGTGCTGAAGAGGCGGATTGACGTGGAGAAGATCTTGGCAGTATCTCTCAG TACGATGCAGGACGATTTCTTGATCATGCACGAGCAGGAGTACGACAGCCTGCTGGACTGTGTCTTTAAGACCGAGTTCATCAGCTTACTGGCCCGCAGGTTTGAGGAAAAGACCCAGAGGAAGCTACCTCTCAAGTTTAGTAACAC ACTGGAGATGAAGTTGAAGAAGGAGAACTGGGGCTTCTTGAGTGGGGGGGGCTCTCGGCAGGTCCTGTTTGTCGGGGGTCAGGGGGACCTGCCAGTACTGAAGCCTTCGAGCAAATCTCTGCAGATCAGCGTGGGCCCTGGGCTTCCAAAGAACACAC GCCCCACAAGGAAGAACTTCTCTCAGGTTCGCTCCAGCGCGACCAGAACTCCCCAGAACACCCCCTCCAGGGCGGCGCCGGGACCTCCAG TTGCTCACCAGAACGGTGGGCACAAAACCGCCAACCACGTCGCCAACCAGAGGAACTCGCAGCATCACAACCAGAGGAACGCCCCGACCGCCAACGCCACACGCCCCTTCCTGCCCAGCAACGCCAACCAGCTGAAGGAGCGGGGCGGCAGCCGGCCGCAGCCCAACCTGGACTGTCTGAGGGTGCCCGATCAAGGAGCTGCAGG AGCCCACAGACCATCAGCCAGCAGGCCTGCACCGGGAGGAGGGCGACCCAAACCTGCACCCAAACCCAAACCCCATGTGCCCCAGTGCAAAGCTTTATACGCCTACGACGCTCAGGACACAGACGAGCTCAGCTTCAACGCTGACGAACTCATCGACATCATCAAAGAGG ATGCATCCGGGTGGTGGACAGGACGACTTCGTGGAAAGCAGGGACTTTTCCCCAACAACTACGTCACCAAAATCTAG